The following nucleotide sequence is from Candidatus Cloacimonadota bacterium.
ATAATGATAAGGAGATAATCAGTGCCAACCATCAATCAACTGATCCGAAAAGGAAGATCTGTAGTTGAGGTCAAAAAGAAAAACAGGGCGCTTATGGGATGTCCGCAAAGGCGCGGAGTATGCACTCGTGTTTACACGACTACGCCCAAAAAACCCAACTCAGCTCTTCGTAAAGTCGCTCGTGTCCGTCTTGTGAACGGATTTGAAGTTACAGCTTATATTCCCGGTGAAGGACA
It contains:
- the rpsL gene encoding 30S ribosomal protein S12; translated protein: MPTINQLIRKGRSVVEVKKKNRALMGCPQRRGVCTRVYTTTPKKPNSALRKVARVRLVNGFEVTAYIPGEG